A DNA window from Xiphias gladius isolate SHS-SW01 ecotype Sanya breed wild chromosome 3, ASM1685928v1, whole genome shotgun sequence contains the following coding sequences:
- the wipi1 gene encoding WD repeat domain phosphoinositide-interacting protein 1 → MIPAHDSPMAALTFNAPATKLASASERGTVIRVFSIPEGLRLFEFRRGMKSPDGQFLCASSNTETVHIFKLEQLGPSGGDEAATWTAYVGKMFSAASSYLPAQVSGMMSQDRAFATVHLLSSGQRNICTMTMIQKLPRLLVATANGQLFIYNIDPVDGGECMLAHKHRVFGVDDDKGERTESEGSEVTGPPQACPSYAATAALPASRPVSATLTGYSEDGGAKKGEVIPEHEFAAGPVCLDDENEFPPINWCRNGTGSGQGRRS, encoded by the exons ATGATCCCAGCTCATGACAGTCCCATGGCAGCTCTCACCTTCAACGCTCCGGCCACCAAACTTGCTAGCGCCTCAGAGAGA GGCACCGTGATCCGAGTGTTCTCCATTCCTGAAGGCCTGCGTCTGTTTGAGTTCCGCCGGGGCATGAAGAG CCCTGATGGCCAGTTCCTCTGTGCTTCCAGCAACACAGAGACGGTGCATATCTTTAAACTGGAACAACTGGGACCAAG TGGAGGGGATGAGGCTGCCACCTGGACAGCCTATGTGGGGAAGATGTTCTCAGCAGCCAGCAGCTACCTCCCAGCTCAGGTATCTGGCATGATGAGCCAGGACCGGGCCTTCGCCACCGTTCACCTCCTCTCGTCTGGCCAGAGAAACATCTGCACCATGACTAT GATCCAGAAGCTTCCACGGCTGCTGGTGGCCACGGCCAACGGCCAGCTGTTCATCTATAACATTGATCCAGTGGATGGAGGCGAGTGCATGTTGGCCCACAAACACAG GGTCTTTGGTGTTGATGATGACAAAGGTGAAAGAACAGAGTCAgaagggtcagaggtcacagggCCACCACAGGCCTGTCCATCGTATGCTGCAACTGCTGCCTTACCAGCCTCTAGACCTGTCAGTGCGACCCTCACTG GGTATTCTGAAGATGGCGGGGCAAAGAAAGGCGAAGTCATTCCAGAGCATGAGTTTGCTGCTGGACCTGTGTGTCTGGACGACGAGAACGAATTTCCCCCT